A region from the Candidatus Kryptobacter tengchongensis genome encodes:
- a CDS encoding methylmalonyl-CoA mutase, N-terminal domain, which yields MNNTDKIREAKKEWLEKAENSGMKRTGIKFTTLSDMEVQMLYTPDDLEGFDYMEKLGFPGEYPYTRGIHYNMYRGRLWTMRQFAGFGTPEDTNQRFKFLLKHGQTGLSVAFDLPTLMGIDADDPMAEGEVGVCGVSVSSLADMEIVFKDIPLDQVSTSMTINAPAAMIWAMYLVVAEKQGVKFNQLRGTIQNDILKEYIAQKEWIYPPEPSIKLIVDTIRFAKDNVPQWNPISISGYHIREAGATAVQELAFTLADGFAYVEACINAGMDVDEFAPRLSFFFNSHLDFFEEIAKFRAARRIWARYMRERYGAKNPRSWMLRFHTQTAGCSLTAQQPENNIVRTAFEALAAVLGGTQSLHTNSMDETYALPTEKAAKIALRTQQIIAYEIGVANVIDPLGGSYYIESLTNKIEEEAEKYFKKIESYSSNGSMLEGVIKAIEDGFFQREIAQSAYRYQQELDKKERIIVGVNEFIDDEPVEIPILRIPPEVADKQKRRLAEVRATRNQAEVERALAELKKAAEEDQPLMPKILDCVRAYCTLGEMTSTLKEVWGVYQEPLVF from the coding sequence ATGAATAACACGGACAAAATCCGTGAGGCAAAGAAGGAATGGCTTGAAAAAGCAGAAAATTCAGGGATGAAGAGAACTGGGATAAAGTTCACAACTCTTAGTGATATGGAAGTTCAAATGCTTTACACTCCCGATGACCTTGAGGGGTTTGATTATATGGAAAAGCTTGGTTTTCCTGGTGAATACCCATATACTCGGGGAATTCATTATAACATGTATCGTGGTAGGTTATGGACGATGAGGCAATTTGCTGGTTTTGGGACGCCAGAAGATACGAATCAAAGGTTTAAGTTTCTGTTGAAACATGGTCAAACGGGTTTAAGCGTTGCTTTTGACTTGCCAACTTTGATGGGGATAGATGCGGATGATCCAATGGCTGAAGGCGAGGTTGGGGTTTGCGGTGTTTCCGTGAGTTCGCTTGCGGATATGGAAATTGTCTTCAAAGATATTCCGCTTGACCAGGTCTCAACTTCAATGACTATAAATGCTCCAGCAGCGATGATATGGGCAATGTATCTTGTGGTTGCTGAAAAACAAGGAGTTAAGTTCAATCAACTTCGTGGGACAATTCAAAATGATATTTTGAAGGAATATATAGCGCAGAAAGAGTGGATTTATCCGCCTGAGCCTTCTATTAAGTTGATAGTTGATACGATAAGATTTGCAAAGGACAATGTTCCACAATGGAATCCAATTTCAATAAGTGGTTATCATATTCGTGAGGCGGGAGCTACTGCAGTTCAAGAACTTGCTTTTACGCTTGCTGATGGATTTGCTTATGTTGAGGCATGTATTAATGCTGGGATGGATGTTGATGAATTCGCACCGAGATTATCGTTTTTCTTTAACTCACATCTTGATTTCTTTGAAGAGATTGCGAAGTTTAGAGCAGCTCGTAGAATTTGGGCAAGATATATGCGTGAAAGATATGGCGCCAAAAATCCGAGGTCGTGGATGTTGAGGTTTCATACTCAAACAGCAGGTTGCTCGCTCACAGCTCAACAGCCTGAGAATAACATAGTGAGAACTGCATTTGAAGCTCTTGCAGCTGTTCTTGGTGGAACGCAAAGTTTACATACAAATTCAATGGATGAGACATATGCTCTCCCAACCGAAAAAGCAGCAAAAATAGCATTGAGAACACAACAAATAATTGCCTATGAAATTGGTGTCGCTAATGTGATTGACCCATTGGGCGGAAGCTATTACATTGAATCGCTGACAAACAAAATTGAGGAAGAAGCTGAAAAGTATTTCAAAAAGATTGAGTCTTATTCATCAAATGGATCAATGCTTGAGGGTGTGATAAAAGCAATTGAAGATGGTTTCTTCCAGCGTGAGATCGCCCAATCAGCGTATAGATATCAGCAGGAACTTGACAAAAAAGAGAGAATAATTGTCGGTGTCAATGAATTCATTGATGATGAACCGGTTGAAATACCGATTTTAAGAATTCCGCCTGAAGTTGCTGATAAACAAAAGAGACGACTTGCTGAAGTTAGAGCGACAAGAAATCAAGCAGAGGTTGAAAGAGCCCTTGCTGAGCTTAAAAAAGCAGCTGAAGAGGATCAACCGCTTATGCCGAAAATTCTTGATTGTGTGAGAGCTTATTGCACGCTTGGCGAGATGACATCAACATTAAAAGAAGTTTGGGGAGTTTATCAAGAGCCACTTGTGTTTTAA
- a CDS encoding Peroxiredoxin gives MRSTIYISTLLILLVMNLSSQSIKVGDKAPDFKLPYATKDTIVFSGVSLSDLIGKRNIVLAFYPADWSGGCTTEMCTFRDNFSELSKLDAEVLGISGDYVFSHHEWAKHLNLQFKLLSDHKHEVAKLYNSYDENSGYNKRTIFVIDKTGRVAYINWRYDVRNPKHFEELQKALADLK, from the coding sequence ATGCGGTCAACTATTTATATTTCTACACTGTTAATTCTTCTCGTTATGAATTTAAGCTCGCAGTCTATAAAAGTTGGTGACAAAGCTCCCGATTTCAAACTCCCATATGCTACAAAGGACACAATCGTTTTTAGTGGCGTTAGCTTATCTGACTTGATCGGTAAAAGAAACATTGTTCTGGCTTTTTACCCTGCTGATTGGAGTGGTGGTTGCACTACCGAAATGTGCACTTTTAGAGATAATTTTTCCGAGCTTTCAAAGCTTGATGCAGAGGTTTTGGGGATAAGTGGTGATTATGTTTTCTCTCATCACGAATGGGCAAAACATTTAAATTTGCAATTTAAGCTTTTAAGTGACCACAAGCATGAAGTAGCGAAACTTTACAATTCATATGATGAAAATTCAGGATACAACAAACGAACAATTTTTGTAATAGATAAAACTGGCAGGGTAGCTTATATAAATTGGAGATATGATGTGAGGAATCCGAAACATTTTGAGGAGTTACAAAAAGCGCTTGCCGATTTGAAGTGA
- a CDS encoding Predicted dithiol-disulfide isomerase, DsbA family, with protein sequence MKIQIEFFHDVLCAWCFAISPRVHKLAEENPDVEIIHRAFALAPNPDAIVQIFGSKENGKREILNHWRMANENDDEHRINFELMEQREFDYPYSVPGLLACKSAELQGGQVAHWKMFDRVQKAHLVECLNIADFEVLKKCAEDIGLDVDKWERDYESEIVFQNLAYDLEVAKHYGINGVPALVANGRYGIIGAHKYEVLVKWLEKVKEELGKREL encoded by the coding sequence ATGAAAATTCAGATTGAATTTTTCCACGATGTCCTTTGCGCGTGGTGTTTTGCCATCTCTCCAAGGGTTCACAAACTTGCAGAAGAAAATCCCGATGTTGAAATAATACATCGTGCCTTTGCTCTTGCTCCGAATCCAGATGCGATAGTTCAGATTTTTGGCTCAAAAGAAAATGGTAAAAGAGAAATTTTAAATCACTGGAGAATGGCAAACGAAAACGACGATGAACACAGGATAAACTTTGAACTTATGGAGCAAAGAGAATTTGATTATCCATATTCGGTTCCAGGTCTTCTTGCTTGTAAATCTGCAGAACTTCAAGGGGGACAGGTTGCGCATTGGAAGATGTTTGATAGAGTTCAAAAGGCTCATCTTGTTGAATGTTTGAACATAGCTGATTTTGAGGTTTTGAAGAAGTGTGCAGAGGATATCGGTCTTGATGTTGATAAATGGGAAAGGGATTATGAAAGTGAAATAGTATTTCAAAATCTTGCTTACGATCTTGAAGTAGCAAAGCACTACGGTATAAACGGTGTTCCAGCGCTTGTTGCAAATGGAAGATATGGGATTATCGGAGCTCATAAATATGAAGTTTTAGTCAAATGGCTTGAAAAGGTAAAGGAAGAACTTGGCAAAAGAGAATTATGA
- a CDS encoding beta-lactamase class A, whose translation MRKLYFILLLFLFSACATSKLTLTNETIVSKINQIGRKYGVGRLGVSAKNFVTGETIQINADSLFPTASVIKVPILVELFYKFEEGKLKKDTLVSLEDSLKYGGSGVLQYFYDGAKIKLIDAAVLMIILSDNTATNLVLDCFANEHDAKLDAVNNRMKELGLDNTKILNKLMSFKTKKKTPEAIRFGVGYTTPNDMVKLLELLANGKIINPDVSAEIINIMKNNQDYEMMKRYLPENIVVANKSGSIDRMKADIGIVYAKCTTYAVAIFCDELSEVSYAVDNKGHLAVAEISKLIFDYFTKGNCK comes from the coding sequence ATGAGAAAGCTATACTTTATCCTACTTCTCTTTCTATTTTCAGCCTGCGCTACATCAAAATTAACACTTACAAATGAGACAATAGTTTCAAAAATTAATCAAATTGGGAGAAAATACGGAGTTGGTCGGCTTGGGGTATCAGCAAAAAATTTTGTCACAGGTGAAACAATTCAAATCAATGCGGATTCACTTTTCCCAACCGCAAGCGTGATAAAAGTTCCTATCCTTGTTGAATTATTCTATAAATTTGAGGAAGGAAAGCTGAAAAAAGATACACTTGTTTCTCTTGAGGATTCTCTCAAATATGGTGGCTCTGGCGTTTTACAATACTTCTACGACGGCGCAAAGATTAAATTAATTGATGCTGCGGTCTTGATGATAATTTTAAGCGATAACACAGCAACAAATCTCGTCCTTGATTGCTTTGCAAATGAACATGACGCTAAACTTGACGCTGTAAATAATAGAATGAAAGAACTTGGTCTTGACAATACCAAAATTTTAAATAAGCTTATGTCCTTCAAAACCAAAAAGAAAACACCCGAAGCAATTAGATTCGGCGTGGGTTACACAACTCCAAATGACATGGTTAAACTTCTTGAACTCCTTGCGAACGGTAAAATTATCAACCCAGATGTTTCAGCTGAAATAATAAACATCATGAAGAACAACCAAGACTATGAAATGATGAAAAGATATTTGCCTGAAAATATAGTCGTTGCAAATAAATCGGGATCAATTGATAGGATGAAAGCAGACATCGGGATTGTTTACGCAAAATGCACAACCTACGCCGTCGCAATTTTCTGTGATGAGCTTTCAGAAGTTTCATACGCAGTTGATAACAAAGGGCATCTTGCGGTTGCAGAAATTTCAAAACTTATATTTGATTACTTCACGAAAGGAAATTGTAAATGA
- a CDS encoding PAS domain S-box-containing protein → MKATNRSEKQEQSFADFACDYSLKARAIASISLAVTFIGLNFIFNLSLPVHVFIIAALFQSLVNQPYRFFRKIFKDADKVLFTTNIIDIIVISIVVYYVGGISFIYIGFLYLIIIVFNGIFGGAIRGLLLSALSSISIIALTILEKFGIRHPTIFTAQISEIERLILMVSYIVIFFIFAVLTNIPSQKLRDEIRKRIKTEQELEHQLITIETFYNLANLIIRSESIEDVYQQALNGILKILNINKASILLIDPDGVMRFKAWAGLSENYRKAVEGHSPWKPDEPNPQPILISDVNTDKTLSKDLKNKILAEGIQALGFIPLVFRGKLLGKFMIYYEQPHEFTQEEINLAQAISFQISFAIGKKLIELELLKWRDKFEKIISAMKEVVYEWDLENDTTIWEGDVETIFGLKKEELKSSKFRWRDFIHPDDVEYATAKINEALKSNISTFETEYRIRKKDGSLIYCLDYAYIIRDETGKAVKTLGMMLDITTLKETEQKLLKREKVLKTINHSAGILLKTINWENEIVNLIEEFGKSMEVSSVYVFQNQERDGEIVTNLISKWYSRGVEKHIEDAQLQNISYRLAGFDRWIDVLGEKDVICGNVKNFPFRESLFLSFLGVKSILIAPIFVGDKWWGFISLNDCQTEREWEKSEIDAIKTFADILGLAIQRGENEKALRESEQRYRKLFEDSKDPIYISTPEGKLVDVNPAFVELFGYSSKEEILKVDIANDLYENPEDRKKNLEAIEKQGYIKDYELHLKTKDGRKLIVYDTSTPIYDEKGNVIAYQGILRDVTKVKALEQQLLQSQKMDALGRLTAGVVHDINNALTVILGNAQFARRLLTSDIEKAKEKLNEIEQTIRKTGEFTRKLLIFSREQPAVMKISDLNSIVNDFTKVMLKVLRENIKIELILAPKLPNVKVDPALINQLLLNLIINAQEAIPEAGKIIIETYSRYIDQEYADFHIDSKPGNYVVLSVTDNGVGISKEIMPKIFEPFFTTKEHGTGLGLSIVYGIVKQHGGFINVYSEVGQGTTFRVYFPAVYEEEEKEIEKEEQKIEIKGGTETILVAEDEERLRITVTDILQSLGYKVYSAANGLEALEIFREKADEIDLVLLDIVMPILNGYDAMREILKIKPNVKVIFATGYSLNGLNLNLEGFDIIQKPYSYETIALKVREILDRK, encoded by the coding sequence ATGAAAGCAACTAACCGATCGGAAAAACAGGAGCAAAGTTTTGCTGATTTTGCCTGTGATTATTCACTCAAAGCAAGAGCGATCGCCTCAATCTCGCTTGCTGTCACATTTATAGGTTTAAATTTTATCTTTAATTTATCTCTTCCAGTTCATGTTTTTATAATCGCTGCGTTGTTTCAATCACTTGTAAATCAGCCATATCGCTTTTTCAGAAAGATCTTCAAAGATGCGGATAAGGTTCTGTTCACAACGAATATAATTGATATAATCGTCATAAGCATCGTTGTTTACTATGTCGGCGGGATCTCGTTTATATACATTGGATTCCTGTATCTCATAATTATCGTCTTCAATGGGATTTTTGGAGGCGCGATAAGAGGATTGTTACTTTCAGCGTTAAGTTCAATTTCCATCATCGCTCTTACAATTCTTGAAAAGTTTGGCATCAGACATCCTACAATTTTCACAGCCCAAATTTCAGAGATTGAAAGACTTATTTTGATGGTCTCTTACATAGTCATATTTTTTATCTTTGCAGTCTTAACAAATATACCTTCACAGAAATTAAGAGACGAGATTAGAAAGCGAATAAAAACCGAACAAGAGCTGGAACATCAACTTATTACAATAGAGACATTTTACAACCTTGCGAACTTAATTATTCGCTCGGAATCAATTGAAGATGTTTATCAACAAGCGCTGAATGGGATTTTGAAAATCTTGAACATAAACAAGGCATCAATTCTTCTCATTGACCCAGATGGGGTGATGAGATTTAAAGCATGGGCAGGGCTTTCCGAAAATTATAGAAAAGCTGTTGAAGGACATTCACCATGGAAACCAGATGAACCAAACCCACAGCCAATCCTTATAAGCGATGTCAATACTGATAAAACTTTGAGCAAGGATTTGAAAAATAAAATTCTCGCTGAAGGCATTCAGGCGCTTGGCTTTATACCACTTGTCTTCAGAGGGAAATTGCTCGGAAAATTTATGATTTATTATGAACAGCCACATGAGTTCACACAGGAAGAAATAAATTTAGCTCAGGCGATCTCTTTTCAAATTTCTTTTGCGATAGGCAAAAAACTAATTGAACTTGAACTTTTAAAGTGGCGTGATAAATTTGAAAAGATAATTTCTGCCATGAAAGAAGTCGTTTATGAATGGGATCTTGAAAACGATACAACGATATGGGAAGGTGATGTTGAAACTATTTTCGGTTTAAAGAAAGAAGAACTTAAAAGTAGCAAATTTAGATGGAGAGACTTTATCCATCCCGATGATGTTGAATATGCTACAGCAAAGATTAACGAGGCGTTAAAAAGCAATATCTCAACTTTTGAAACGGAATATAGAATTAGAAAAAAAGATGGCAGTTTAATTTATTGTCTTGACTACGCTTATATAATTCGTGATGAGACTGGGAAAGCAGTCAAAACACTTGGTATGATGCTTGACATAACCACACTGAAAGAAACCGAGCAAAAACTTTTAAAGAGAGAAAAAGTTTTGAAAACTATAAACCACTCCGCAGGGATATTACTAAAAACAATTAACTGGGAAAATGAAATAGTCAATCTCATTGAAGAATTCGGGAAATCAATGGAAGTAAGTTCTGTCTATGTTTTCCAAAATCAGGAAAGGGATGGGGAAATTGTAACAAATTTGATTTCAAAGTGGTATTCCAGAGGTGTTGAAAAACATATTGAGGATGCACAGCTTCAGAATATATCATACAGATTAGCAGGATTTGATAGGTGGATTGATGTTCTTGGGGAAAAAGATGTGATATGTGGCAATGTTAAGAATTTCCCGTTCAGAGAATCTCTATTCTTAAGTTTCCTTGGGGTTAAATCAATTCTTATCGCTCCCATCTTCGTCGGGGATAAATGGTGGGGATTTATAAGTTTAAATGACTGCCAAACTGAACGCGAATGGGAGAAATCTGAAATTGATGCGATAAAAACTTTTGCAGATATACTTGGGCTTGCAATCCAAAGAGGTGAAAATGAAAAAGCATTGCGCGAATCTGAACAAAGATATAGGAAACTTTTTGAGGATTCAAAAGATCCAATCTATATAAGCACCCCGGAAGGAAAACTCGTTGATGTTAATCCTGCATTTGTTGAACTTTTTGGTTATTCATCAAAAGAAGAAATTTTAAAAGTTGATATAGCGAATGATCTTTATGAAAATCCAGAAGATAGGAAGAAAAACCTTGAAGCGATTGAGAAGCAGGGTTATATAAAAGATTATGAGCTTCATCTCAAAACGAAAGATGGACGAAAACTTATCGTCTATGATACATCAACGCCAATTTATGACGAAAAGGGAAATGTAATCGCCTATCAGGGAATACTACGAGATGTGACAAAAGTTAAGGCACTTGAACAGCAATTACTTCAATCGCAAAAGATGGATGCCCTTGGGAGATTAACTGCTGGTGTAGTGCATGATATCAACAATGCCTTAACGGTTATACTTGGAAACGCACAATTTGCCAGACGGTTGCTAACCTCGGATATTGAAAAAGCAAAAGAAAAACTCAATGAAATTGAACAGACAATAAGAAAAACTGGAGAATTCACAAGAAAGCTTTTGATATTCAGTAGAGAACAACCAGCGGTGATGAAAATAAGTGACCTTAACAGCATAGTCAATGATTTCACCAAAGTCATGCTTAAAGTACTGCGCGAAAATATCAAAATTGAACTCATACTTGCGCCAAAGCTTCCAAATGTTAAAGTTGATCCCGCGTTAATCAATCAACTCCTTTTAAACCTCATAATCAACGCCCAAGAAGCTATACCCGAAGCTGGAAAAATAATAATAGAAACATATTCACGATACATTGACCAAGAATACGCTGATTTTCACATTGACTCAAAACCTGGGAACTATGTTGTTCTCTCCGTGACAGATAACGGGGTTGGGATAAGCAAAGAGATTATGCCGAAGATTTTTGAACCATTTTTCACAACAAAGGAACATGGAACAGGGCTCGGGCTTTCAATAGTGTATGGAATTGTGAAACAACATGGTGGTTTTATAAACGTCTACAGTGAGGTTGGACAGGGGACAACCTTTAGAGTTTATTTCCCAGCGGTCTATGAAGAAGAGGAAAAAGAAATTGAAAAAGAGGAACAGAAAATTGAAATAAAAGGTGGAACCGAAACGATACTTGTGGCAGAAGATGAAGAAAGGTTAAGAATAACAGTTACAGATATACTACAAAGTCTTGGCTATAAAGTTTATTCTGCTGCAAACGGTCTTGAGGCGCTTGAGATATTCAGGGAGAAAGCAGATGAAATTGATCTCGTCTTGCTTGACATAGTAATGCCAATTTTAAATGGGTATGATGCAATGAGAGAAATACTTAAGATAAAACCCAATGTTAAAGTAATTTTCGCAACTGGATACAGCTTAAATGGTTTAAATTTAAATCTTGAGGGCTTTGACATAATTCAGAAGCCGTATTCTTACGAAACAATAGCACTTAAAGTAAGGGAAATTCTTGATAGAAAATGA